One genomic window of Plasmodium falciparum 3D7 genome assembly, chromosome: 10 includes the following:
- a CDS encoding tRNA methyltransferase, putative, translated as MLIFFFFFFFFKYIYNIFILTCFYITLSSYYFIISFIFSTLMFFYFCTFYVISLFFLYISSFCKSIKVTQLYDKKIKIKSFINNYLVSCRKKKYIYNNVDDKSNIGTFNLYHNIRDNNNNNNNNDNNNNLKKRDDVLFPLCNKNIINDVQKIYDEVNNIKDKEQKINYLMEQCSSLCKENYFPPILNLNKAYRNKRIDEFNKGNKNFYINEVGKNIWYKYVNRCDEILFMAIDIQIDEDEQRNNSIKDVHDVHDDNIKTCTLIKDDKHFEKYKDIHNDNILKNILPLDKKIDSIKNMLNHKYMKKKKCIITIDAYSNNLILYCFLYLILKHINKMYLYSFMNIQIKEITAKLKELFDLHFNVHHIIDYIHEYIYNFLMSYHIKRKKNKSKNMKEKDIKNVFANNIIISDEENKHISKESSDMYKKKTTITTTTTTKKKKNTMKLFTYPRIAHMLSGGVDSLMALHLLERKKFYVDNYFFNFTNADCSKNDIKYVKDICKNNKRNLFIININDEYFDEVLVPMLFFYADGKVPNPDIMCNQKIKYNFFLKVIKSIYKQKWNYRTKSKLCNYDFISTGHYAMIRTNDKNNPNNIFNNNLFIKKKKKKIKNIKNKKNIKNKNNIKNKNNNNNIYTYNIYNLHNDNIKTNYKKNNKYFYKLLVSNDKKKDQTFFLSSFNHIQLSKFIFPLSLYTKKDVKKYMNENNINNYNHKETKGLCLFGNIDMQTLLHKYFVNTEKDDIKNKQNEDNIFKENNILNLNNNFNQNEKKKKKEKKLLVDITTTSSHLKKFRETFIPKMNLHYKNYLINLDDQTILDINSDIHLYAIGQHKNVTNYLHNLYNKKMININGYKKKHVKNVISSFQWIVVYKKIKRDMSTNLIHNFIYLTKNYDQDLFTHIRTKCKLHNIKWIEGKLPACIKKQFKKYNKINKKKKKINNNNNKYKTNETFHVYNNIQESGKKKKKKKVKNIPHDEKTIFVKIRNSEQIKKAKIKFSLSNNTAYLKVKQKDTGFSPGQIITLYFPFIIKKNNKVTYITNLNKYNNLINTNKNTIYYHCLGSATISNQFLDYNLYQHIKNIHQINDLNMSK; from the coding sequence atgttaattttttttttttttttttttttttttaaatatatatataatattttcatattaacCTGCTTTTACATTACATTATcatcttattattttataatttcttttattttttctactttgatgtttttttatttttgcacattttatgttatttctttattttttttatacatatcatcattttgtaAATCTATTAAGGTCACACAACTTTAtgataaaaagataaaaataaaaagttttATAAATAACTATTTAGTTTcatgtagaaaaaaaaaatatatatataataatgtagatGATAAGAGCAATATAGGTACGTTTAACctttatcataatataagagataataataataataataataataatgataataataataatttgaagAAAAGGGACGATGTATTATTTCctttatgtaataaaaacattataaATGATGTGCAGAAGATATACGATgaagtaaataatataaaagataaagagcaaaaaataaattatcttATGGAACAATGTAGTTCATTATGTAAGGAAAATTATTTCCCTcctattttaaatttaaacaaGGCTTATAGGAATAAAAGGATAGATGAATTTAATAAgggtaataaaaatttttatattaatgaagtcggaaaaaatatatggtaTAAGTATGTTAATAGGTGTGatgaaattttatttatggcTATAGATATACAAATTGATGAAGACGAACAAAGAAACAATAGTATAAAGGATGTTCATGATGttcatgatgataatataaagacTTGTACCCTTATAAAGGATGACAAACATTTTGAAAAGTATAAAGATATACACAATGATAATATCTTGAAGAATATTCTACCCcttgataaaaaaatagattctattaaaaatatgttaaaccataaatatatgaaaaagaaaaaatgcaTTATTACCATTGATGcttatagtaataatttaatattgtattgttttctttatttaattttaaaacatataaataaaatgtatttatattcttttatgaatatacaaataaaagaaataactGCCAAATTAAAAGAACTTTTTGATTTACATTTTAATGTACATCATATCATTGATTATATACacgaatatatatacaacttTTTAATGTCTTATCATAtcaaaaggaagaaaaataaaagtaaaaacatgaaagaaaaagatataaaaaatgtgtttgcaaataatataataatatctgATGAGGAGAACAAACATATTTCTAAGGAGTCTTCTGatatgtacaaaaaaaaaacaacaataacaacaacaacaacaacaaaaaaaaaaaaaaataccatgaaattatttacatatcCAAGAATAGCTCATATGCTAAGCGGAGGTGTGGATTCTTTAATGGCTTTACATTTATTGgagagaaaaaaattttatgttgataattatttttttaattttacgaATGCAGATTGTAGTAAGAATgacataaaatatgtaaaggatatatgtaaaaataataaaaggaatttatttattattaatattaatgatgaaTATTTTGATGAAGTGCTTGTAccaatgttatttttttatgcaGATGGGAAAGTACCAAATCCTGATATTATGTGTaatcaaaaaattaaatataatttttttttaaaagttataaaaagtatatataaacaaaaatggaATTATCGAACCAAATCAAAATTGTGTAATTATGATTTTATATCTACTGGACATTATGCTATGATAAGAAcgaatgataaaaataatccaaacaatatatttaataataatttatttataaaaaaaaaaaaaaaaaaaataaaaaatataaaaaataaaaaaaatataaaaaataaaaataatataaaaaataaaaataataataataatatatatacatataatatatataatttacacaatgataacataaaaactaattataaaaagaataacaaatatttctataaattattagttagtaatgataaaaaaaaagatcaaACCTTTTTCTTATCATCCTTTAATCACATACAACTTTCTAAATTCATATTCCCTTTATccttatatacaaaaaaagatgtgaagaaatatatgaatgaaaataatataaacaattataatcataaagAAACCAAAGGTCTCTGTTTATTTGGTAACATAGATATGCAGACTTtgttacataaatattttgtaaacACTGAAAAGGATGATatcaaaaataaacaaaatgaagataatatatttaaagaaaacaatattcttaatttaaataataattttaatcaaaatgaaaaaaaaaaaaaaaaagaaaaaaaacttttAGTAGATATAACAACAACATCATCTCACCTAAAAAAATTTAGAGAAACATTCATACCAAAAATGAATcttcattataaaaattatctcATCAATTTAGATGATCAAACTATCTTGGATATAAATTCAGATATACATCTATATGCTATTGGTCAACATAAAAATGTAACGAATTAtcttcataatttatataataaaaaaatgataaatattaatggatacaaaaagaaacatgtcaaaaatgtaatttcttcttttcaaTGGATTgtagtatataaaaaaataaaaagagatATGTCTACAAATCttattcataattttatatatcttacTAAAAATTATGACCAAGATTTATTTACACATATACGAACAAAATGTAAATTGCACAATATAAAATGGATAGAGGGGAAATTACCTGCATGTATAAAAAagcaatttaaaaaatataataaaataaataaaaaaaaaaaaaaaataaataataataataataaatataaaactaaTGAAACATTTcatgtttataataatattcaagagagtggaaaaaaaaaaaaaaaaaaaaaagtcaaAAATATTCCCCATGATGAAAAAACAATTTTTGTTAAAATTAGAAATAgtgaacaaataaaaaaagcaaaaattAAGTTTTCTTTATCAAATAATACAGCATATTTAAAAGTGAAACAAAAAGATACCGGCTTTTCACCAGGACAAATTATCAccttatattttccttttattatcaaaaaaaataataaagtaacatatattacaaatttaaacaaatataacaatcttataaatacaaataaaaatacaatttattatcattgtcTAGGTTCAGCAACAATAAGTAATCAATTTCTTGATTATAATTTGTAccaacatataaaaaatattcaccagataaatgatttaaacatgagcaaataa
- a CDS encoding RNA-binding protein 34, putative translates to MSTSQIDADKENQISAVINFLNNNEEVNVLDTKKDEEKVDSEISKQEKKKRKKDKFLSKKEKKRKAMSEEEIAERNKRTIFVGNIPIKDVSISKLLKILNIEKSIVETVRFRSLPLEEKYADKKRLGVMRKKFTDVKDNKNALVTLKEEKDVPLLLERNGTVYEGYVLRVNKFGDSKSFSRKKSICIKNLCKKLNEKDLYEIMKDVDTIKGVRILRDTATSMSTGTAFILFESRSAVKKAIQQFNGYTINDRQIVVEKVQDDKEKKGYNNNSKSTFKNKNREKGGNKNVKKDLTKKFNKYKSKKKKYMRRRKKKEDKSVVKN, encoded by the exons ATGTCAACATCACAAATAGACGCAGATAAAGAAAATCAAATAAGCGCcgttataaattttttaaataataatgaagaagtaAATGTTTTag ATACAAAAAAAGATGAGGAAAAAGTTGATAGTGAAATATCTAAgcaagagaaaaaaaaaaggaaaaaagatAAGTTTCTATccaagaaagaaaaaaaaagaaaggcAATGAGTGAAG AAGAAATTGCGGAAAGAAATAAGAGGACAATTTTTGTTGGAAATATACCAATAAAAGATGTATCAATATCCAAATTattgaaaattttaaatatagaaaaatcaATTGTAGAAACg GTTCGTTTTCGATCGTTACCtttagaagaaaaatatgcaGATAAGAAAAGGCTGGGGGTCATGCGAAAAAAATTTAcg gaTGTGaaggataataaaaatgccTTGGTGACTTTGAAGGAAGAAAAAGATGTTCCCCTTTTACTGGAaagaaat GGCACGGTATACGAAGGGTATGTTTTAAGGGTTAATAAATTTGGAGATAGCAAATCGTTCAGTAGGAAGAAATccatatgtattaaaaatcTTTGCAAGAAGTTAAATGAGAAGGACTTGTACGAAATTATGAAGGATGTGGATACAATAAAGg GTGTTAGAATATTGAGAGACACTGCAACTAGTATGTCAACG ggaacagcatttattttatttgaaagTCGAAGTGCTGTGAAAAAGGCCATACAACAATTTAATGGATATACAATAAAT gacAGACAAATTGTTGTTGAAAAAGTGCAAGACGACAAAGAGAAGAAGgggtataataataattcaaaaagtaccttcaaaaataaaaatcggGAAAAAg gagGTAATAAAAATGTGAAGAAAGACTTAACAAAAAAGTTTAATAAGTACAAatcgaaaaagaaaaaatacatgagaaggagaaaaaaaaaggaagataAAAGTGTTGTAaagaattaa
- a CDS encoding 60S ribosomal protein L30e, putative produces MAKKSKKSAGDNINAKLQLVMKSGKYQFGRKSCLKALRTGKGKLVIVSSNCPSIQRSVIEYYAMLSKCGVHDYHGDNNDLGTACGKLFRISCLVITDVGDSDIIKTNE; encoded by the exons atggcaaaaaaatcaaaaaagaGCGCGGGAGATAATATTAACGCCAAATTACAACTTGTTATGAAATCTGGGAAATATCAATTTGGAAGAAAATCATGTTTAAAGGCTTTAAGAACAGGAAaag gcaAACTTGTTATTGTAAGTAGTAACTGCCCATCCATACAAAGAAGTGTAATTGAATATTATGCTATGCTTTCAAAATGTGGAGTTCATGATTATCATGGTGATAACAACGATTTAGGTACTGCTTGTGGTAAATTATTCCGTATAAGTTGTTTAGTTATAACAGATGTTGGAGATTCTGATATTATAAAGACCAATGAATAA
- a CDS encoding autophagy-related protein 8 — MPSLKDEVSFENRVAETHKIRSKYPNRIPVVCERANRSNLPIIEKKKFLVPMNMLVGEFKFILHQHINQSAYGSNMKLFRERTIYLFVNNIVPKTGLLMQDLYEMYKDEDGYLYMEYSCESCLG; from the coding sequence atgccATCGCTTAAAGACGAAGTATCTTTCGAAAACAGAGTTGCAGAGACTCATAAAATTCGTTCCAAATATCCTAATCGTATACCTGTAGTATGTGAGAGAGCTAACAGATCTAATTTACCCATAatagaaaagaagaaattcCTTGTACCTATGAATATGTTAGTTGGtgaatttaaatttatattacatcAACATATTAATCAAAGTGCATATGGAAGTAACATGAAATTATTTCGAGAACGtaccatatatttatttgtaaataatatagttCCTAAAACAGGATTGTTAATGCAAGATTTGTATGAAATGTATAAAGATGAAGAtggatatttatatatggaaTATAGTTGTGAGAGTTGTCTaggataa
- a CDS encoding flagellar outer arm dynein-associated protein, putative, with protein sequence MSEAEEILNRIKNHKGVIGILVVNSEGLIIKSTFDQQQSDLHASLLTQLSKKARDVIRELDPQNDINFLRLRSKKHEIMIAPDKDYTLIVVQDPYADKEKS encoded by the exons ATG AGTGAAGCAGAAGAAATATTGAATCGTATTAAAAACCATAAAGGGGTTATAGGAATATTGGTTGTAAACAGCGAAgggttaataataaaaagtacTTTTGATCAGCAACAATCAGACCTACATGCTTCATTATTAACACAACTCTCTAAAAAAGCTAGAGATGTTATTAGAGAATTAGATCCCCAg aatgaTATAAACTTTTTACGTTTACGATCAAAAAAGCATGAAATAATGATTGCCCCTGATAAGGATTATACGCTTATAGTTGTTCAAGACCCATATGCAGATAAGGAAAAGAGTTAA